In Halobacteriovorax sp. HLS, the following are encoded in one genomic region:
- a CDS encoding Flp family type IVb pilin: protein MDNKRKNLFLNNSGQSAVEYILLLSVISVLTFSIVNSKRFKDFMGPDSSFFAAIRARIEFTYRHGYDNVIGNDKTNNNYTRIHETYYNSELSTTRFFTGADGYPQ from the coding sequence ATGGACAATAAAAGAAAAAATTTATTTTTAAATAATAGTGGTCAAAGTGCTGTTGAGTATATCTTGTTATTATCAGTAATAAGTGTACTTACTTTCTCTATCGTTAATTCAAAGCGTTTTAAAGACTTCATGGGCCCAGACTCTTCATTCTTTGCAGCAATAAGAGCTAGAATCGAGTTCACCTATAGGCATGGATACGATAATGTGATCGGAAATGATAAAACGAATAATAATTATACAAGAATTCATGAAACGTATTATAATAGTGAATTAAGTACTACTCG
- a CDS encoding prepilin peptidase, whose protein sequence is MRTGPTNMPVSVYFFLMIQLFFVAYNDFKNKKISNVWPIINIALYFAVVFFFPTQYKINFETFIFPLAFFFVGIILFMMKIMGAGDSKFLLSFYLLIPLEMHEQAFIFLAYSTVVVGLSLLFTNIFKNLDTIIVALKTKNLILIKGVFGQRFSYAPVILVSWLWFGWTIKEKIYF, encoded by the coding sequence ATGAGAACAGGACCTACTAATATGCCAGTTTCGGTCTACTTCTTCTTAATGATCCAATTGTTCTTTGTTGCTTATAATGATTTCAAGAATAAAAAAATTTCTAATGTATGGCCGATTATAAATATTGCTCTATACTTTGCTGTCGTTTTTTTCTTTCCTACTCAGTATAAAATTAATTTTGAAACTTTTATTTTTCCTTTGGCCTTTTTCTTTGTCGGAATTATTTTATTTATGATGAAGATAATGGGAGCAGGTGATTCGAAGTTTCTTTTGTCTTTTTATTTGCTCATTCCTCTTGAGATGCATGAACAGGCATTTATCTTCTTAGCATACTCGACTGTTGTGGTTGGTCTATCTCTACTCTTTACAAATATTTTTAAAAATTTAGATACAATAATAGTGGCACTTAAAACTAAGAATCTCATTCTTATTAAAGGTGTCTTTGGGCAGAGGTTTTCTTATGCTCCTGTAATACTCGTTTCATGGCTGTGGTTTGGATGGACAATAAAAGAAAAAATTTATTTTTAA
- a CDS encoding Flp family type IVb pilin, protein MKKTLLAYLKDESGQTSTEYILLVAVVALIVFKFKDVATTRLNGITEQVFGKAEGFVNEMD, encoded by the coding sequence ATGAAAAAAACTTTGTTAGCCTACTTAAAGGATGAAAGCGGACAAACATCAACTGAATATATCTTATTGGTAGCTGTTGTTGCTTTGATTGTTTTCAAGTTTAAAGATGTCGCTACAACAAGACTGAACGGAATCACTGAGCAAGTGTTTGGTAAAGCCGAAGGTTTCGTAAACGAAATGGATTAA
- a CDS encoding sugar nucleotide-binding protein: MNNVTTLVPKREKTILIFGISSFVGSNLAEFFKKDYRVVGTYNKNPVFIPGVLSLPCDVLNKEEVQLCLYALKPDITIYAIGLSSLMDCSRNEDLADALNASGLFNVVEYCQRYKSQVCYISSGFVFGGEDKNYIEMDIPDPNTTYGKTQASAEFYIQKSSLNYLVFRTCKLYGRGFLESRTTQFEKLQNSFMNRKNVNCDDKVKTGYLDIYYLAMVLKITFEKNVKNRLFQISSNDTATFYEFSKYYCETFSESESLIQKGRWGYPILATAATIPTGEKINFKLDISNIEGFLNIKLPSVKESLEFTFKKLHGVSKASGGRSAGSGDGVTFI; encoded by the coding sequence ATGAATAATGTAACAACTCTCGTACCTAAGAGAGAAAAAACTATTTTAATTTTTGGTATATCTTCATTTGTAGGATCGAACCTAGCAGAGTTTTTCAAAAAAGATTATCGAGTCGTAGGAACCTATAATAAGAACCCTGTTTTTATTCCTGGTGTTTTATCTCTACCTTGTGATGTTTTAAATAAAGAAGAAGTTCAGCTATGCCTCTACGCCTTGAAGCCTGATATTACGATATATGCAATAGGGCTTTCCTCTCTTATGGACTGTTCTCGTAATGAAGACTTAGCCGATGCTTTAAATGCGAGTGGTTTATTCAATGTTGTAGAATATTGCCAAAGATATAAATCTCAAGTCTGTTATATTTCTTCTGGCTTTGTTTTTGGTGGAGAAGATAAAAATTATATTGAAATGGATATTCCAGACCCAAATACGACTTATGGTAAAACTCAGGCTTCTGCAGAGTTTTATATTCAAAAATCTTCCCTAAATTATTTAGTGTTTAGAACATGTAAGCTATATGGACGTGGCTTCTTAGAAAGTCGTACTACTCAATTTGAGAAGTTGCAAAATAGCTTTATGAATCGTAAGAATGTTAACTGCGATGATAAAGTAAAAACAGGCTATTTAGATATTTACTACTTAGCGATGGTTCTTAAAATAACATTTGAAAAAAATGTGAAGAATAGGCTCTTCCAAATTAGCTCCAATGATACGGCTACGTTCTATGAGTTTTCTAAATATTACTGTGAAACTTTTTCAGAAAGTGAATCTTTAATTCAAAAAGGAAGATGGGGATATCCTATTCTTGCTACCGCTGCGACTATACCTACAGGTGAGAAAATTAATTTCAAATTAGATATTTCTAATATTGAAGGTTTTTTAAATATTAAACTCCCTAGTGTTAAAGAGTCTTTAGAGTTTACTTTTAAAAAGTTACATGGAGTTTCAAAAGCTTCAGGTGGAAGAAGCGCAGGTAGCGGAGATGGTGTTACTTTTATCTAG
- a CDS encoding flagellin, whose product MGMRINTNVSSLAAQRTLSTTNRKLNDNLRKLSSGERITRAADDAAGLAISENLRAQIRGMGQAKRNANDAISLIQTAEGGLNEISNIVIRLRELSVQAANDTLGSEERKFSDIEFQNLKEEIDRISRSNEFNGIKLLDGSGGRLEFQVGVHNDPINDRLVYDGTGSDATIATLGLSAESVSSKEGAQISLKKLDDALVQINGVRANMGALQNRLSSTVNNLGISEENLSAAKSRIRDVDIASETAELAKHNILIQSGTSVLSQANQFPSIATKLLG is encoded by the coding sequence ATGGGAATGAGAATAAATACAAACGTGTCTTCATTAGCGGCACAAAGAACGCTAAGTACGACAAATAGAAAACTAAACGACAACCTGAGAAAATTATCTTCAGGTGAGAGAATAACAAGAGCTGCTGATGATGCGGCAGGACTCGCTATAAGTGAAAACTTGCGGGCCCAAATTAGAGGAATGGGACAAGCAAAGCGGAACGCAAACGATGCTATATCCTTAATACAAACGGCTGAAGGTGGACTAAATGAGATTTCAAATATCGTTATTAGACTTAGAGAACTCTCTGTACAAGCTGCCAACGACACGCTTGGATCAGAAGAGCGAAAGTTTTCTGACATTGAATTTCAGAATCTTAAAGAAGAGATTGATAGAATCTCAAGATCTAATGAGTTCAATGGGATTAAACTTCTCGATGGGTCAGGCGGTAGATTGGAATTCCAAGTTGGGGTTCACAATGATCCGATCAATGACAGACTTGTCTATGACGGAACTGGCTCAGATGCAACAATTGCAACTCTGGGGCTTTCAGCTGAAAGTGTTTCTTCTAAAGAGGGTGCACAGATTTCGCTTAAGAAACTTGATGATGCACTTGTGCAGATCAACGGTGTTAGGGCCAATATGGGTGCCTTACAAAACAGACTTTCTTCTACGGTCAACAACTTGGGGATCAGTGAAGAGAATTTAAGTGCGGCTAAGTCGCGAATTAGAGATGTAGATATTGCTTCAGAGACAGCCGAATTGGCCAAGCATAACATCCTAATTCAATCGGGTACTTCGGTTTTATCACAAGCGAACCAGTTCCCGAGCATAGCCACTAAATTGCTTGGTTAA
- a CDS encoding flagellin: MGLRINTNVASLNAQRNLSGTRLNMNRSLEKLSSGQRINRAGDDAAGLAISENLKAQIRGLGQAERNAEDGISLVQIAEGALGEVSNILIRLRELSVQAASDTIGATERKFLNVEFEQLTSEVDRIANSTEFNRVPLLNGTGAVFDIQIGTRNDPISDRLTFDASSADVNVAALGLNLASVADKISAQNSLSSIDQAIVSVSGIRADFGALQNRLQSTINNIAVSIENLSAANSRVRDTDIAAETAELTKQNILMTAGTSVLAQANSSTKNALNLIQSASQG, from the coding sequence ATGGGACTTCGAATTAACACAAATGTGGCGTCATTAAATGCTCAGAGAAATTTGAGTGGTACGCGTCTTAACATGAACAGGTCGTTAGAAAAACTATCATCTGGTCAGAGAATCAACAGAGCTGGTGACGATGCTGCCGGACTCGCAATTTCAGAAAACTTAAAAGCTCAAATCAGAGGTTTAGGACAAGCAGAAAGAAATGCTGAAGATGGTATTTCACTAGTTCAAATTGCTGAAGGTGCCTTAGGTGAAGTTTCAAACATTTTAATTAGACTTAGAGAACTGTCTGTTCAAGCAGCTTCTGATACAATCGGGGCAACTGAAAGAAAGTTTCTAAATGTTGAATTTGAGCAATTAACTTCAGAAGTTGATCGTATTGCAAACTCAACAGAATTCAACCGTGTTCCACTTCTAAATGGAACAGGAGCTGTATTTGATATCCAAATCGGAACGAGAAATGACCCTATTAGTGATAGATTAACGTTTGATGCATCAAGTGCTGACGTTAACGTTGCGGCGTTAGGTCTTAACCTTGCTTCAGTTGCTGATAAGATTTCTGCACAGAACTCATTATCTTCAATTGATCAGGCGATTGTTTCTGTTTCTGGTATTAGAGCGGACTTTGGTGCTCTTCAAAACAGACTTCAATCAACAATTAATAATATTGCTGTAAGTATAGAAAACTTATCTGCTGCAAATTCTCGTGTTAGAGACACTGATATTGCTGCCGAGACTGCTGAGTTAACGAAGCAGAATATACTTATGACAGCGGGTACATCGGTTCTAGCTCAGGCTAACTCAAGTACTAAGAACGCACTGAACTTAATCCAATCAGCCTCTCAAGGGTAA
- a CDS encoding GNAT family N-acetyltransferase, producing the protein MSRYIQSTLAKNPSFFEETISLLERSFNYPKHHSFLTDFYPLISPSNHDDCHIIIDEEKVIAHVAIKKRKISFKGQSLDVGFIGGIAVDSKYRGQGVFSTFFKDILSKYNEELALMFLWSDQSSLYEKFFFYECGGMIQTGKKVLLEESLPPQWKKSNLKDIPLPLFKSLSVLYEKEQGFKVTRTKNDWSLIREISSTKIFYKNDGNNILEYFLLGKGHDLEGIIHEHYFSNTEKSLNQLDIYKLWLSEDFNKIYRKKEILYGYFIKIANVKKLDIFLTKISNSRINLISKDEKSIQFKFDEKEYSLSLKEFTNSLFGPNQIKEFSEILPSLFINGVDSI; encoded by the coding sequence ATGTCGCGATATATACAATCTACATTGGCCAAAAACCCAAGCTTCTTTGAAGAGACTATATCTTTATTAGAAAGATCTTTTAATTATCCAAAGCACCATAGCTTTCTTACTGACTTTTATCCTTTAATAAGTCCGTCGAATCATGATGATTGCCATATCATTATAGATGAAGAAAAAGTTATAGCTCATGTAGCAATTAAGAAACGAAAAATTTCTTTTAAAGGACAATCCCTAGATGTTGGATTTATTGGAGGTATTGCTGTAGATAGCAAGTATAGAGGACAAGGAGTCTTTTCTACTTTTTTTAAAGATATCCTTTCCAAGTATAATGAAGAGCTCGCCTTAATGTTTCTATGGTCTGACCAAAGCTCTTTATATGAGAAATTTTTCTTTTATGAATGTGGAGGAATGATTCAGACAGGAAAGAAAGTACTACTAGAAGAATCCCTTCCTCCTCAATGGAAGAAATCTAATCTAAAAGATATTCCCTTGCCACTGTTTAAATCTCTTAGTGTCCTTTATGAAAAAGAACAGGGCTTTAAAGTTACAAGGACAAAGAATGATTGGTCTTTAATTAGAGAAATTAGTTCAACTAAAATATTTTACAAAAATGATGGTAACAATATCTTAGAGTATTTTCTTTTAGGGAAAGGACATGATCTTGAAGGAATTATTCATGAACATTACTTTAGCAATACTGAAAAATCGCTAAATCAATTAGATATATATAAACTGTGGCTCAGTGAAGATTTTAATAAAATATACAGAAAAAAAGAGATTCTCTACGGATACTTTATTAAGATAGCTAATGTTAAGAAATTAGACATTTTCTTAACTAAAATTTCTAATTCAAGAATTAATTTAATTTCTAAAGACGAAAAGAGTATTCAATTTAAATTTGATGAAAAAGAATATTCACTTTCTTTGAAAGAATTTACGAACTCACTATTTGGGCCTAATCAAATAAAAGAATTTTCAGAAATCTTACCATCTCTTTTTATTAATGGTGTAGATTCAATTTAG
- a CDS encoding AarF/ABC1/UbiB kinase family protein, producing MDLIKTGIGITKTIRNVSRLREIVVIFAKHGFDEFISGSVTQLIPDFVLPKSKRSIKEELEEDKTKDWGDVIGFRLRKCFEELGPAFVKFGQLLSSREDIFDESFIDQMKILRDQVKPVPFDEAVKTINESLGEPWKNVFLEIDPHPIGTASIGVVFKGKLLDGTKVVIKVRRPNIEKEMLTDFSIMKYVSSQIEKVSEEIRFLGISRIVHDFSISLQNELNFNIEALNSEKLKKNLDSHGASELFYIPKVYKELSSEKMLVMEQLIGTPFSEAEKLDDHTSLIQPKLQEGLNVFIKTFLNDGFFHADLHGGNFFYLENGMIGLIDFGLMGHLSKKGRENFIAIIYSLLSFNYENLVFEFLDVAEYEKVPDVDILISDVRDSLSPFVGLTVQQTNFTIVLRSVITTLRKHEIFLPREWFIVFRALITLDGVGKNLKMDIDLFSLMENDIYEIVKNSFKKEDLAEEAIWLGRDLLSSSKVLPRHMKWFLKDWAKKGYAFEVVHKGHEKQFDQVTHAILFLSNSLLVSVFFAAGVYLVGSGDIEHFTDIPMITYVLWFLSFVLFVRGFAISRKA from the coding sequence TATTAAAGAAGAATTAGAGGAAGACAAAACAAAGGATTGGGGAGATGTCATTGGCTTTCGTCTTCGTAAGTGTTTTGAAGAACTAGGTCCTGCTTTTGTTAAATTTGGTCAATTATTATCATCTAGAGAAGATATTTTTGATGAGTCTTTTATAGATCAAATGAAAATTTTAAGGGATCAAGTCAAGCCTGTTCCATTTGATGAAGCTGTAAAAACTATTAATGAAAGTCTAGGTGAGCCTTGGAAGAATGTATTTCTAGAGATAGACCCTCATCCTATTGGAACAGCTTCAATTGGAGTAGTTTTTAAAGGGAAGCTTCTTGATGGTACTAAGGTTGTTATCAAAGTCAGACGTCCAAATATTGAAAAAGAGATGTTAACTGATTTCTCTATTATGAAATATGTTTCATCTCAGATAGAAAAAGTTAGTGAAGAAATTAGGTTCCTAGGTATTTCGAGAATAGTTCATGATTTTTCAATTTCTTTACAAAATGAATTGAACTTTAATATTGAGGCACTTAATAGTGAGAAGTTGAAAAAGAATTTAGACTCTCATGGTGCAAGTGAACTTTTCTATATTCCTAAAGTCTACAAAGAGTTAAGTAGTGAGAAAATGCTTGTAATGGAGCAACTTATAGGAACTCCATTTAGTGAGGCAGAGAAACTTGATGACCATACCTCCCTTATTCAACCAAAGCTTCAAGAAGGTCTGAATGTATTTATAAAAACATTTCTAAATGATGGTTTTTTTCATGCTGACTTACATGGAGGAAATTTCTTCTATCTCGAAAATGGAATGATTGGTCTGATTGATTTCGGATTGATGGGTCATCTAAGTAAAAAAGGACGCGAGAATTTTATAGCAATTATATATTCTTTACTTAGTTTTAACTATGAAAACCTTGTTTTTGAGTTCTTGGATGTTGCTGAGTACGAGAAAGTTCCAGATGTAGATATTTTGATTTCTGATGTTAGAGATAGTCTATCTCCTTTTGTAGGGCTAACTGTTCAACAGACAAATTTTACTATAGTTCTACGCTCAGTCATAACAACCCTGAGAAAGCATGAGATATTTTTACCACGAGAGTGGTTTATTGTATTTCGTGCACTAATAACATTAGATGGTGTTGGGAAAAACTTAAAGATGGATATAGATTTATTTTCTTTAATGGAAAATGATATCTATGAAATAGTTAAGAATAGTTTTAAAAAAGAAGATTTGGCCGAAGAAGCAATATGGCTAGGAAGAGATTTGCTTTCTAGCTCAAAAGTACTTCCGCGGCATATGAAATGGTTTTTAAAGGATTGGGCGAAGAAAGGTTATGCTTTTGAGGTTGTTCATAAGGGCCATGAAAAGCAGTTTGACCAAGTTACTCATGCTATTCTCTTTTTAAGTAACTCACTTCTTGTATCAGTCTTCTTCGCCGCAGGTGTATATCTTGTAGGATCAGGAGATATTGAGCATTTTACAGATATCCCAATGATTACTTATGTTCTTTGGTTTTTAAGTTTTGTTCTCTTTGTTAGAGGATTCGCAATATCTAGAAAAGCCTAA